CCTTCCGGGGGAACTCCTTCTTTTGCCGCGGCGGCGGCATGCTTTTTCAGAAACTGAAACATGATGATTATTTGGGATACACTTCGGCAACCTCCGGAATAGTGCCCAGCCGGGCCATCTCCTCTTCTATGAGGGGATTGACACCCTGCTGGACCATTTCCATGGAAACTCTCAGGGCATTGCGGATGGCTACGGGGGTAGAACTGCCATGCGCTATGATGGTCACGCCCTTAACGCCCAAAAGAGGGCTTCCCCCTACGGAGTCCGCAGAAAGGCGTGCTTTCATGGCGCGGAATGCTCCGGAGGCGCAAGCAGCTCCAACCATGCGGAACGGGTTTGCCTTAAGTTCCTCTTTCAGCCATTTGCTGAAAGCCTTGGCGGTGGCCTCGCATGTTTTCAGCAGGACATTTCCGGTAAAACCATCTGTCAGAGCCACATCTATTTCATGCTCAAAAAGATCGTGGCCTTCCACATTGCCTACAAATTTAAAAGGGAGCGCACCGCGCTCCTCCAAATGCTTCAACAGACAAAAAGTTCCTTTGGTAAAATCTGTTCCCTTTTCATCTTCAGAGCCATTGCTCATAACTCCCACCTTAGGCATCTGTTTGCAGTAAACGGAACGCGCCAGAATGCTGGCCATAACGGCATATCCTACCAGATGCCGGGGCTTGGCATCCGGGTTGGCTCCGGTATCAGTCACATTGCAGACTCCGAATTCATTTGGAAGCTGGGTCACAATGCCCGCACGCTCCACGCCCTCAAGCAACCTCAGTTTGACGGTGGCAGCCGCTACAGCCGCCCCCGTGTTGCCCGCGCTGACCACGGCATCCGCATCTCCGGATTTGACCAGATCCACGGAAATGGACATGGACGAATTTTTTTTCTTTCTCACCGCCAGCAATCCGGACTCGTTCATTTCCACAACTTCCGCAGCCGGAACGATCTCCACGCGCGGACCAGAAAGTCCCCAGCGGTCACAAGAGCTGCGCACCGTTTCTTCCCTTCCCACAAGGTAGATCTTTTCAATGAGAGGGAAATCCCGGAGGGCCCGCTTCGCCCCGTCCACATTAATATCGGGCGCATTGTCGCCGCCCATCACATCCAGTGCAATCTTCATATTATTTGTTGAAGAAATGTGTTAGCAGAAAAAACAGCCCGCTTCAAGCAAGTTCAGCCGCTTTGCGAAGCAAAAGCGGCTGGAAAGTCTATATGATGGCGCCGCAATACGGCGATAATTTTCAAGGCAAATGCGGCGCCCGCGGAACTTACGCTTCCGCCTTCACCACGATTTCCTTGCCGGAACGGGTCTTGTACGTACCGCAATTGGGGCAGGCGGTATGACCGGGGGTGCTGCTGCCGCAATTCTGGCACTTGCGGAGCTTCGGCGCGCGCCATGCCTGCGCGGCAAGGCGGGTACGCTGCTTCATCTTGGACGTTCTGCGCTTAGGTGCTGCCATAATTTTAGTTGGTAAAAAGGTGATTAATGATGATCTCCCAGTTCATTGAGGGCGTCCCACACGCCGCTATTCCTGATCGGGGCAGAACTGTTTACACCCGTTCCCCCCTCTTTGTCCACTCCAAAATACGGAGTTTTCGCCATACAGTCGTTTTCCATGCCTCCGTCAGCACACTTCGGGTATGCCGGAAAATCCAGAACTATTTCCTCCCTCAGGGAATCTGAAACATCCACAACATTCTGTGAATCAATCTGGAAAGAAGCGGCGAAATCACAAACTTCCACCACGTAGTCAAAGTAGCCCAGGCAACGCACGCAGCGGAATTTGAAGGGGGCGGAAATGTTGCCTCTTATAAACAATTCGTTTTCAAATCTCTGCACATGCAAATCAAAAGCAAGAGGCCCAATGGAAGTAACCTCTTCATCATCAATGCCGAAAATTTCAGAATCCAGCTCGCCGCTGTATTTTTTCCCGGCCTCCGGCAAGTTCTCCAGTTCTACCAGCAATCTTTTCATGAATATATTTTACAGGCATACCTGATGCCTGGCAAGCAGGCAGGGCGGCACCATTCATGGGAAATGACACACCTATTCCCCTTTCAGGCAATTCCTAAATTCGCTCCGGCCTAACCGGGAGGCCATTCCAGCTTGCGGCCTGCCAGCAGATGCATGTGCAAATGGGGAACAGCTTCCCCGGCGTCATGCCCGTTGTTGATAACCAGGCGGAATCCTCCTTCATCCAGATGAAGAGTCCGGACAATCCGCCCGACTGCCAGCATCATGTGCCCCAAAAGGGCTGTATCTTCCTCCCCGGCCTCGGAAAGGCGGGGAATGGGCTTGCGCGGAACCAGCAGCAAATGTTCCGGCGCTTGTGGGCTAATGTCCCGGAAACAAACACACAGCTCATCCTGATACACAATGTCCGCGGGAATTTCCCCGGAACAGATTTTTTCAAATAACGTAGCGGCCATAAGATTAAAAAAGAATCTGCAATAACTTTAACATGTTTTGTAAACCGTGGGCAAGTTATTCTCTGACGGCCGAAGCGCGTCGCAGACGATCCATAATAGCGCGGCCCAGGCCGGATTCCGGGACGGATTCCGCCACAATGACGTCAATAGCTTCATTTTCATCCATCTGCCTCATTAGGGCAAACAGGCGGACGGCAGCTTCTGCCAGCCGCCCGCTGCCGGGACTCATGGCTACCACTTCCGCCCAATTCCCTTCCCGGGCAAGATCGGACGTTCCTTCATAAGAAAGCAAGCCATACCTCACACCCTCCGCCGGAGCGAAATCCCTCCCCGGTTCCAGCAACAGCATAGGTTTACGCGGGGCATAATGGCTGGTGAGCTGTCCCGGCGCATCTGCCGGAGATGTTTCTGAAACAGGGCGGCAGGAAGGCTTGCGGCGCACTACCTTGACCAGATTGCGGAATTGTTCCCGGGGCACCGGCCCCTCACGCAGCAATTCCAGGAAAGGCTTGCCCTTCTCGTCAAGC
This region of Akkermansia muciniphila genomic DNA includes:
- the plsX gene encoding phosphate acyltransferase PlsX, with the translated sequence MKIALDVMGGDNAPDINVDGAKRALRDFPLIEKIYLVGREETVRSSCDRWGLSGPRVEIVPAAEVVEMNESGLLAVRKKKNSSMSISVDLVKSGDADAVVSAGNTGAAVAAATVKLRLLEGVERAGIVTQLPNEFGVCNVTDTGANPDAKPRHLVGYAVMASILARSVYCKQMPKVGVMSNGSEDEKGTDFTKGTFCLLKHLEERGALPFKFVGNVEGHDLFEHEIDVALTDGFTGNVLLKTCEATAKAFSKWLKEELKANPFRMVGAACASGAFRAMKARLSADSVGGSPLLGVKGVTIIAHGSSTPVAIRNALRVSMEMVQQGVNPLIEEEMARLGTIPEVAEVYPK
- the rpmF gene encoding 50S ribosomal protein L32, with the translated sequence MAAPKRRTSKMKQRTRLAAQAWRAPKLRKCQNCGSSTPGHTACPNCGTYKTRSGKEIVVKAEA
- a CDS encoding YceD family protein; its protein translation is MKRLLVELENLPEAGKKYSGELDSEIFGIDDEEVTSIGPLAFDLHVQRFENELFIRGNISAPFKFRCVRCLGYFDYVVEVCDFAASFQIDSQNVVDVSDSLREEIVLDFPAYPKCADGGMENDCMAKTPYFGVDKEGGTGVNSSAPIRNSGVWDALNELGDHH
- a CDS encoding histidine triad nucleotide-binding protein, which codes for MAATLFEKICSGEIPADIVYQDELCVCFRDISPQAPEHLLLVPRKPIPRLSEAGEEDTALLGHMMLAVGRIVRTLHLDEGGFRLVINNGHDAGEAVPHLHMHLLAGRKLEWPPG